One segment of Castanea sativa cultivar Marrone di Chiusa Pesio chromosome 3, ASM4071231v1 DNA contains the following:
- the LOC142629438 gene encoding protein PLASTID REDOX INSENSITIVE 2, chloroplastic-like, giving the protein MALRIGTAPSTYHSSFPFFSSSSSSSSSSPYSSSTGFGCICSYSYPSSSSLTKKPQSLPLSLSSSFTNHICKAAEYKFPDPIPEFADSETEKFKTHLRKKFVKNEIYGDSAEEVVEICTEIFKNFLHTHYGGPGTLLVLPFIDMADTVNERGLPGGSQAARTAVKWAQKHVDKDWNEWTGGDSD; this is encoded by the exons ATGGCTTTGAGAATAGGCACAGCTCCTTCAACTTATCACTCATccttccctttcttttcttcttcttcttcttcttcttcttcatctccatACAGTAGTTCAACTGGTTTTGGATGCATATGTTCCTATTCATACCCTTCGTCTTCTTCGCTAACCAAAAAACCACAAAGCTTGCCACTctcactctcttcctctttcacaAACCATATTTGCAAAGCAGCCGAGTATAAATTTCCAGACCCAATTCCTGAATTCGCTGATTCA GAGACAGAAAAATTTAAGACCCATCTCCGCAAGAAGTTTGTTAAGAATGAAATATATGGAGATTCAGCTGAAGAAGTTGTAGAAATCTGCACTGAG atATTCAAAAACTTTTTACACACTCATTATGGTGGTCCTGGAACACTATTGGTCCTTCCATTTATTGACATGGCTGATACTGTAAATGAGCGGGGACTGCCAGGAGGATCACAGGCTGCACGTACTGCAGTCAAATGGGCACAAAAACATGTTGACAAGGACTGGAATGAATGGACTGGTGGTGATAGTGATTAA
- the LOC142627259 gene encoding DNA polymerase lambda isoform X3, whose protein sequence is MAPKTTKNKSTPQDPDGIFAGMVVFLVQHGVQPRRLQIWKQKLVQMGAAIEERLSKRVTHVFAINSEALLKQVTTERLERFKGRNLLYQWLEDSLRLGEKVSEDLYNIKVDREGDNIPDKSLVPKEANKNTTSDEEPSHSKKIRSSPEDSKNINAESKVDVKSSALYDVPSTPGSFEDSPSTLSPVNTSPLTPDPSNKDVDTMQTSLPYSPPDLNRNITEIFGKLVNIYRALGEDRRSFSYYKAIAVIEKLSFKIDSADQVKDLPSIGKSLQDHIQEIVTTGKLSKLEHFEKDEKVRTITLFGEVWGIGPATALKLYEKGHRTLDDLKNENSLTNSQRIGLKYFDDIKQRIPRREVQEMDLLLQKVGEDILHGVNIVCGGSFRRGKASCGDLDIIITHPDGRSHRGFLSKYVERLKDMKFLREDLIFTTHSEEVYPRDIYAFGLIAWTGNDVLNRRLRLLAESKGFRLDDTGLFPATYGSGGKQGTRASASLKFNMEKEVFDFLGFPWLEPHERNL, encoded by the exons ATGGCGCCAAAGACAACGAAAAACAAAAGTACCCCTCAAGACCCAGATGGGATTTTCGCAGGAATGGTTGTTTTCTTAGTCCAACATGGAGTTCAGCCTCGCCGATTACAG ATTTGGAAGCAGAAACTGGTGCAAATGGGGGCTGCAATAGAAGAGCGCTTATCCAAAAGGGTCACTCATGTATTTGCTATAAACTCAGAAGCTCTTCTCAAACAAGTGACCACTGAACGCTTGGAACGCTTTAAGGGA AGGAATCTCCTTTATCAGTGGCTAGAGGACAGCTTGAGATTAGGAGAAAAGGTATCTGAGGATTTGTACAATATTAAAGTGGACCGAGAAGGAGATAACATCCCAGACAAGTCTTTAGTTCCTAAAGAAGCCAACAAAAACACTACTAGCGATGAAGAACCATCACATAGCAAAAAAATCAGATcctctcctgaagattcaaaaaatataaatgcaGAAAGCAAGGTAGATGTAAAAAGTAGTGCTCTATATGACGTACCGAGTACTCCTGGAAGTTTTGAGGATTCACCCAGTACTCTAAGCCCAGTGAATACCAGTCCACTGACCCCAGATCCTTCTAATAAGGAT GTTGACACAATGCAAACATCCTTGCCATATAGTCCTCCTGATTTAAACAGGAATATAACCGAGATATTTGGAAAGCTTGTTAACATATATAGAG CATTGGGTGAAGACCGGAGGTCATTTAGCTACTACAAGGCCATTGCAGTTATTGAGAAGTTGTCCTTTAAAATTGACAGTGCAGACCAGGTCAAAGACCTACCCTCAATTGGGAAGTCACTGCAAGATCAT ATCCAGGAGATAGTGACAACTGGAAAGTTATCCAAGCTGGAGCACtttgaaaaagatgaaaag GTACGAACAATCACCTTATTTGGCGAAGTTTGGGGTATTGGTCCTGCCACTGCTCTTAAATTATATGAGAAAGGACATCGTACACTAGATGATCTGAAAAATGAGAATTCATTAACAAATTCACAAAGAATTGGGTTAAAATATTTTGATGATATCAAGCAGAGGATTCCACGCCGTGAG GTTCAAGAGATGGATCTTCTTCTTCAGAAAGTTGGGGAGGATATTTTGCATGGG GTGAACATAGTCTGTGGAGGATCATTTAGACGTGGAAAAGCTTCCTGTGGGGATTTAGACATTATAATTACACATCCTGATGGGAGAAG TCATAGAggttttttatcaaaatatgttGAGCGTTTAAAGGATATGAAGTTCTTAAGAGAGGATTTGATTTTCACTACTCACAGTGAGGAg GTATACCCAAGGGATATATATGCATTTGGACTTATAGCTTGGACAGGGAATGATGTGTTAAATAGGAG GTTGAGATTGCTGGCAGAATCTAAAGGATTCAGGCTTGATGATACAGGGCTGTTTCCAGCTACTTATGGTTCAGGCGGTAAACAG GGAACAAGAGCTAGTGCAAGTTTGAAATTTAACATGGAGAAAGAGGTGTTTGACTTCCTGGGATTTCCTTGGCTTGAACCACACGAAAGGAATCTGTGA
- the LOC142627259 gene encoding DNA polymerase lambda isoform X1: MAPKTTKNKSTPQDPDGIFAGMVVFLVQHGVQPRRLQIWKQKLVQMGAAIEERLSKRVTHVFAINSEALLKQVTTERLERFKGRNLLYQWLEDSLRLGEKVSEDLYNIKVDREGDNIPDKSLVPKEANKNTTSDEEPSHSKKIRSSPEDSKNINAESKVDVKSSALYDVPSTPGSFEDSPSTLSPVNTSPLTPDPSNKDVDTMQTSLPYSPPDLNRNITEIFGKLVNIYRALGEDRRSFSYYKAIAVIEKLSFKIDSADQVKDLPSIGKSLQDHIQEIVTTGKLSKLEHFEKDEKVRTITLFGEVWGIGPATALKLYEKGHRTLDDLKNENSLTNSQRIGLKYFDDIKQRIPRREVQEMDLLLQKVGEDILHGVNIVCGGSFRRGKASCGDLDIIITHPDGRSHRGFLSKYVERLKDMKFLREDLIFTTHSEEFAQGTDSGVDTYFGLCTYPGRELRHRIDLKVYPRDIYAFGLIAWTGNDVLNRRLRLLAESKGFRLDDTGLFPATYGSGGKQGTRASASLKFNMEKEVFDFLGFPWLEPHERNL, translated from the exons ATGGCGCCAAAGACAACGAAAAACAAAAGTACCCCTCAAGACCCAGATGGGATTTTCGCAGGAATGGTTGTTTTCTTAGTCCAACATGGAGTTCAGCCTCGCCGATTACAG ATTTGGAAGCAGAAACTGGTGCAAATGGGGGCTGCAATAGAAGAGCGCTTATCCAAAAGGGTCACTCATGTATTTGCTATAAACTCAGAAGCTCTTCTCAAACAAGTGACCACTGAACGCTTGGAACGCTTTAAGGGA AGGAATCTCCTTTATCAGTGGCTAGAGGACAGCTTGAGATTAGGAGAAAAGGTATCTGAGGATTTGTACAATATTAAAGTGGACCGAGAAGGAGATAACATCCCAGACAAGTCTTTAGTTCCTAAAGAAGCCAACAAAAACACTACTAGCGATGAAGAACCATCACATAGCAAAAAAATCAGATcctctcctgaagattcaaaaaatataaatgcaGAAAGCAAGGTAGATGTAAAAAGTAGTGCTCTATATGACGTACCGAGTACTCCTGGAAGTTTTGAGGATTCACCCAGTACTCTAAGCCCAGTGAATACCAGTCCACTGACCCCAGATCCTTCTAATAAGGAT GTTGACACAATGCAAACATCCTTGCCATATAGTCCTCCTGATTTAAACAGGAATATAACCGAGATATTTGGAAAGCTTGTTAACATATATAGAG CATTGGGTGAAGACCGGAGGTCATTTAGCTACTACAAGGCCATTGCAGTTATTGAGAAGTTGTCCTTTAAAATTGACAGTGCAGACCAGGTCAAAGACCTACCCTCAATTGGGAAGTCACTGCAAGATCAT ATCCAGGAGATAGTGACAACTGGAAAGTTATCCAAGCTGGAGCACtttgaaaaagatgaaaag GTACGAACAATCACCTTATTTGGCGAAGTTTGGGGTATTGGTCCTGCCACTGCTCTTAAATTATATGAGAAAGGACATCGTACACTAGATGATCTGAAAAATGAGAATTCATTAACAAATTCACAAAGAATTGGGTTAAAATATTTTGATGATATCAAGCAGAGGATTCCACGCCGTGAG GTTCAAGAGATGGATCTTCTTCTTCAGAAAGTTGGGGAGGATATTTTGCATGGG GTGAACATAGTCTGTGGAGGATCATTTAGACGTGGAAAAGCTTCCTGTGGGGATTTAGACATTATAATTACACATCCTGATGGGAGAAG TCATAGAggttttttatcaaaatatgttGAGCGTTTAAAGGATATGAAGTTCTTAAGAGAGGATTTGATTTTCACTACTCACAGTGAGGAg TTTGCACAGGGTACTGATTCTGGTGTTGACACTTACTTTGGTCTATGCACATATCCTGGGCGTGAGCTGCGGCACCGCATAGATTTGAAG GTATACCCAAGGGATATATATGCATTTGGACTTATAGCTTGGACAGGGAATGATGTGTTAAATAGGAG GTTGAGATTGCTGGCAGAATCTAAAGGATTCAGGCTTGATGATACAGGGCTGTTTCCAGCTACTTATGGTTCAGGCGGTAAACAG GGAACAAGAGCTAGTGCAAGTTTGAAATTTAACATGGAGAAAGAGGTGTTTGACTTCCTGGGATTTCCTTGGCTTGAACCACACGAAAGGAATCTGTGA
- the LOC142627259 gene encoding DNA polymerase lambda isoform X2, whose translation MAPKTTKNKSTPQDPDGIFAGMVVFLVQHGVQPRRLQIWKQKLVQMGAAIEERLSKRVTHVFAINSEALLKQVTTERLERFKGRNLLYQWLEDSLRLGEKVSEDLYNIKVDREGDNIPDKSLVPKEANKNTTSDEEPSHSKKIRSSPEDSKNINAESKVDVKSSALYDVPSTPGSFEDSPSTLSPVNTSPLTPDPSNKDVDTMQTSLPYSPPDLNRNITEIFGKLVNIYRALGEDRRSFSYYKAIAVIEKLSFKIDSADQVKDLPSIGKSLQDHIQEIVTTGKLSKLEHFEKDEKVRTITLFGEVWGIGPATALKLYEKGHRTLDDLKNENSLTNSQRIGLKYFDDIKQRIPRREVQEMDLLLQKVGEDILHGVNIVCGGSFRRGKASCGDLDIIITHPDGRSHRGFLSKYVERLKDMKFLREDLIFTTHSEEGTDSGVDTYFGLCTYPGRELRHRIDLKVYPRDIYAFGLIAWTGNDVLNRRLRLLAESKGFRLDDTGLFPATYGSGGKQGTRASASLKFNMEKEVFDFLGFPWLEPHERNL comes from the exons ATGGCGCCAAAGACAACGAAAAACAAAAGTACCCCTCAAGACCCAGATGGGATTTTCGCAGGAATGGTTGTTTTCTTAGTCCAACATGGAGTTCAGCCTCGCCGATTACAG ATTTGGAAGCAGAAACTGGTGCAAATGGGGGCTGCAATAGAAGAGCGCTTATCCAAAAGGGTCACTCATGTATTTGCTATAAACTCAGAAGCTCTTCTCAAACAAGTGACCACTGAACGCTTGGAACGCTTTAAGGGA AGGAATCTCCTTTATCAGTGGCTAGAGGACAGCTTGAGATTAGGAGAAAAGGTATCTGAGGATTTGTACAATATTAAAGTGGACCGAGAAGGAGATAACATCCCAGACAAGTCTTTAGTTCCTAAAGAAGCCAACAAAAACACTACTAGCGATGAAGAACCATCACATAGCAAAAAAATCAGATcctctcctgaagattcaaaaaatataaatgcaGAAAGCAAGGTAGATGTAAAAAGTAGTGCTCTATATGACGTACCGAGTACTCCTGGAAGTTTTGAGGATTCACCCAGTACTCTAAGCCCAGTGAATACCAGTCCACTGACCCCAGATCCTTCTAATAAGGAT GTTGACACAATGCAAACATCCTTGCCATATAGTCCTCCTGATTTAAACAGGAATATAACCGAGATATTTGGAAAGCTTGTTAACATATATAGAG CATTGGGTGAAGACCGGAGGTCATTTAGCTACTACAAGGCCATTGCAGTTATTGAGAAGTTGTCCTTTAAAATTGACAGTGCAGACCAGGTCAAAGACCTACCCTCAATTGGGAAGTCACTGCAAGATCAT ATCCAGGAGATAGTGACAACTGGAAAGTTATCCAAGCTGGAGCACtttgaaaaagatgaaaag GTACGAACAATCACCTTATTTGGCGAAGTTTGGGGTATTGGTCCTGCCACTGCTCTTAAATTATATGAGAAAGGACATCGTACACTAGATGATCTGAAAAATGAGAATTCATTAACAAATTCACAAAGAATTGGGTTAAAATATTTTGATGATATCAAGCAGAGGATTCCACGCCGTGAG GTTCAAGAGATGGATCTTCTTCTTCAGAAAGTTGGGGAGGATATTTTGCATGGG GTGAACATAGTCTGTGGAGGATCATTTAGACGTGGAAAAGCTTCCTGTGGGGATTTAGACATTATAATTACACATCCTGATGGGAGAAG TCATAGAggttttttatcaaaatatgttGAGCGTTTAAAGGATATGAAGTTCTTAAGAGAGGATTTGATTTTCACTACTCACAGTGAGGAg GGTACTGATTCTGGTGTTGACACTTACTTTGGTCTATGCACATATCCTGGGCGTGAGCTGCGGCACCGCATAGATTTGAAG GTATACCCAAGGGATATATATGCATTTGGACTTATAGCTTGGACAGGGAATGATGTGTTAAATAGGAG GTTGAGATTGCTGGCAGAATCTAAAGGATTCAGGCTTGATGATACAGGGCTGTTTCCAGCTACTTATGGTTCAGGCGGTAAACAG GGAACAAGAGCTAGTGCAAGTTTGAAATTTAACATGGAGAAAGAGGTGTTTGACTTCCTGGGATTTCCTTGGCTTGAACCACACGAAAGGAATCTGTGA